A single genomic interval of Festucalex cinctus isolate MCC-2025b chromosome 16, RoL_Fcin_1.0, whole genome shotgun sequence harbors:
- the irs4b gene encoding insulin receptor substrate 2-B, with product MANLTNYQEGKAAKLMLEAQQKNAGSKSADANVDGSVREPPSPLINSSGGGFRSHQLPPSYHHHLESYHYDLASHHHPLHHLSADVAESAGRKSSSPVEHGATASSSSSGGGLVYEASGLSNPTDAVDDIRKCGYLRKQKHGHKRFFVLRASSHLGPSRLEYYDNEKKFRSSLRGGTGPMGPSSPKRVIYLYQCFTVNKRADSKNKHLIALYTKDEYFAIVAENEQDQEDWYVAISELMNEGRKGHLITDDLDDGYGTVTPGTVFKEVWHVNVKPKGLGQTKNLTGLYRLCLSSKTLHLIKLNSDIPCVNQHLMNIRRCGNSDSFFFIEVGRFSSIGPGEIWMQVDDSVVAQKMHETLLNTMKALKAYVEVRPRSKSQSSGSNSMPFVTTHRHLSNLPPSQTGLQRRSRMESVVGTPPSSKSSGASGYRFRTSSEGEGTMSRLFRSTTGSLVHLNSGRPHLGRTEGDLAGSGGAATGNAGTSTGGGRHVRAVPGSSASTYHARSASLPVSHPFTTSPVSVSSSSGHGSVSDTLTRPSSASICGSPSDGGFNSSDEYGSSPGDFRYFRVRSNTPDSLGNTPPIREENCLSDYMAVGFNRDVFGTGNASGTNTPRDESTSTTEDERFFSSSQRRRRSGGPGVAVYQKMTQTNFPLDEGADAFGGTSSDYSQQSRPSTLHPLLSSTKEDSGYVPMMCGVAPSPRDTPPDYMPMHPGFHPASQFQSPTSGPRSAKSQAQSSTDAHGYMMMLPGCRAGSPSPVQASLSPRGGSSAAGGSGSDGVAERPVNAAYMDMSCSSNRAHKLDDSSAGAEGPWRPLFSPYCSLPRSYKAPNRESDEKEGDYYVPMASFPKPVHSSPAAASSSAPERRSVSGGCTSTPSHPPPPYGAHHTTAAMADRRVARPNRLPLGRRSFHGLLRVGEAATSSTAGAGSSTGRPPSPGEYINIDFGDHYPRQQQAPAYPPPNKDESPIRRRTPPLPQTSQDYMSMEAGREHQDGDGCLGKSQSPRPSLVAPWNPPSYIRPLASIPGALPSAGVHAGGHWRSTGDNYTDMTYSTKGERTQTSPTTDMLQHLCMMEGCYGLGASSPIPPMLPPRSPARAPAHPVEPKVVRADPQGRRRHSSETFSSTSSSISTPSGGASSAAHPTPADPVTSNEAEGQASRCADWASFDSVWMSVESRGDPPADQARLATSDPVTATSTSASSTTTTTTTDRMYESNMSVGYQNGLNYIALEVGDDGGCVDETSSTGVSEPSAVPEDRD from the coding sequence ATGGCAAATTTAACAAATTATCAGGAAGGCAAGGCAGCGAAGTTGATGCTGGAGGCGCAGCAGAAGAACGCGGGGTCCAAATCTGCCGACGCAAACGTAGACGGCTCGGTCAGGGAACCCCCTTCCCCGTTAATTaacagcagcggcggcggctttCGTTCCCATCAGTTGCCGCCCTCCTACCACCACCACCTTGAGTCGTATCACTATGACCTGGCATCGCATCATCATCCTCTTCACCACCTCTCCGCGGATGTCGCCGAGTCCGCGGGCAGAAAGTCGTCGTCCCCGGTGGAGCACGGGGCAAccgccagcagcagcagcagcggcggcggccttGTGTATGAGGCTAGCGGCTTGTCAAACCCAACGGACGCAGTGGACGACATTCGAAAGTGTGGCTATCTGCGCAAGCAAAAGCACGGACATAAGCGCTTCTTCGTGCTGCGCGCCTCCAGCCACCTGGGCCCCAGCCGTTTGGAGTACTACGACAATGAGAAGAAATTCCGGAGCAGCTTGCGTGGGGGAACCGGACCCATGGGCCCATCATCACCGAAGAGGGTGATTTACCTCTACCAGTGCTTCACTGTTAACAAGAGGGCAGACTCTAAAAACAAACACCTCATTGCTCTTTACACTAAGGATGAATACTTTGCAATTGTGGCGGAAAACGAACAGGACCAGGAGGACTGGTACGTGGCTATCAGTGAGTTGATGAACGAAGGCCGAAAGGGGCATTTGATTACGGACGATCTCGATGATGGATATGGTACGGTCACCCCTGGCACTGTTTTCAAGGAGGTGTGGCATGTGAATGTCAAACCCAAAGGACTCGGTCAAACGAAAAACCTCACAGGCTTGTATCGTTTATGCCTCTCATCAAAAACCCTTCACCTGATCAAGTTGAACTCTGATATCCCCTGCGTGAACCAGCACCTGATGAACATCAGGCGCTGCGGAAACTCTGATAGCTTCTTTTTCATCGAGGTGGGTCGCTTCTCGTCGATTGGGCCGGGGGAAATATGGATGCAGGTGGATGACTCTGTTGTGGCCCAGAAAATGCATGAGACCCTTTTGAATACCATGAAGGCCCTGAAGGCATATGTGGAGGTCAGGCCCAGGAGTAAGAGCCAGTCGTCGGGCTCCAACTCCATGCCATTTGTCACCACGCACCGCCACCTGAGCAACCTCCCGCCGAGCCAGACGGGCCTGCAGCGGCGCTCCAGGATGGAGTCGGTTGTGGGAACGCCGCCGTCCAGCAAGAGCTCCGGTGCCAGCGGTTACCGCTTCCGCACATCCAGCGAGGGCGAGGGGACCATGAGCCGGCTGTTTAGGTCCACCACAGGAAGCCTGGTCCACCTGAACTCCGGGCGCCCTCATCTGGGCCGCACCGAGGGGGACCTGGCCGGGAGTGGCGGCGCGGCGACGGGAAACGCCGGCACGAGCACCGGAGGCGGGCGTCATGTGCGGGCCGTCCCGGGGTCGTCAGCCTCGACCTACCACGCCCGCTCCGCCTCCCTCCCAGTATCGCACCCTTTCACCACCAGCCCGGTCAGCGTGTCCTCCAGCAGCGGCCACGGGTCCGTCTCGGACACCCTCACCCGCCCATCCAGCGCTTCGATATGCGGCTCTCCATCCGACGGCGGCTTCAACTCTTCCGACGAGTACGGATCCAGTCCCGGCGATTTCAGGTACTTCCGGGTGCGCAGTAACACCCCCGATTCCCTGGGCAACACCCCGCCAATCAGAGAGGAGAACTGCCTGAGTGACTACATGGCCGTGGGCTTCAACAGGGATGTGTTTGGCACCGGCAACGCAAGCGGCACCAACACGCCGCGAGATGAGAGCACGTCGACGACCGAGGATGAGCGCTTTTTTTCGTCGTcgcaaaggaggaggagaagcggTGGGCCCGGAGTAGCcgtctatcaaaaaatgactcaaACCAATTTTCCGTTAGACGAAGGGGCCGACGCCTTTGGCGGCACCTCCTCCGATTACAGCCAGCAGAGCCGGCCCTCCACCTTGCATCCCCTGCTGTCCTCCACCAAGGAAGATAGCGGCTACGTGCCCATGATGTGCGGCGTGGCCCCGTCCCCGAGGGACACGCCTCCTGACTACATGCCCATGCATCCCGGCTTTCATCCCGCTTCCCAGTTCCAGAGTCCAACCTCAGGCCCCCGCTCGGCCAAGTCCCAGGCGCAGTCGTCCACCGATGCCCACGGCTACATGATGATGCTCCCAGGATGCAGGGCCGGCTCTCCCTCCCCGGTGCAGGCCTCCCTCAGCCCCCGCGGCGGCTCCAGCGCAGCAGGTGGGAGCGGGAGTGACGGCGTCGCCGAGAGACCTGTGAATGCGGCGTACATGGACATGTCGTGCAGCAGCAACAGGGCGCACAAGCTGGATGACAGCAGCGCCGGCGCCGAAGGCCCCTGGAGGCCCTTATTCAGCCCTTATTGCTCCCTCCCTCGCTCCTACAAGGCCCCCAACAGAGAGAGTGATGAGAAGGAGGGCGACTACTATGTCCCAATGGCTTCGTTCCCCAAACCAGTCCATTCATCACCTGCTGCGGCTTCTTCTTCCGCACCTGAGAGGAGAAGCGTCAGTGGCGGTTGCACCTCCACACCCTCGCACCCGCCCCCGCCTTATGGTGCTCACCACACGACAGCGGCGATGGCTGACCGGCGCGTCGCGAGACCCAACCGCCTCCCTTTAGGCAGGAGGAGTTTCCACGGTCTTCTGCGAGTGGGCGAAGCCGCCACCTCGTCAACGGCGGGGGCCGGGTCTTCAACCGGAAGGCCCCCAAGTCCCGGAGAGTATATCAACATCGACTTTGGTGATCATTACCCACGCCAACAGCAGGCCCCTGCCTACCCTCCTCCCAACAAAGATGAATCCCCCATCCGCCGTCGAACCCCCCCCTTACCCCAAACCAGTCAGGACTACATGAGCATGGAGGCGGGTCGTGAGCATCAAGATGGCGATGGATGTCTGGGTAAGAGCCAGTCACCTAGACCCAGCCTTGTGGCCCCCTGGAACCCACCCAGCTATATCCGACCCTTGGCTAGCATTCCTGGCGCACTGCCCTCCGCCGGGGTCCATGCTGGAGGTCACTGGAGGTCAACAGGCGACAACTACACTGACATGACGTACAGCACGAAGGGTGAACGGACTCAAACGAGCCCCACTACTGACATGCTGCAGCATCTCTGCATGATGGAGGGATGCTATGGTCTCGGTGCCTCCTCCCCCATACCCCCCATGTTGCCTCCAAGGAGCCCAGCAAGGGCACCAGCGCACCCCGTGGAGCCGAAGGTCGTCCGGGCCGACCCTCAAGGCAGGCGGAGACACAGCTCGGAAACCttttcctccacctcctcctcgatTTCAACACCCTCAGGGGGGGCGTCCTCCGCCGCCCACCCGACGCCGGCGGACCCCGTGACCTCAAACGAAGCGGAAGGCCAGGCCTCCAGATGCGCAGACTGGGCATCCTTCGACAGCGTGTGGATGTCAGTGGAAAGCCGCGGGGACCCGCCAGCTGACCAAGCACGGCTCGCCACATCAGACCCGGTCACAGCAACCAGCACCTCTGcgtcctccaccaccaccaccaccacgacCGACAGAATGTACGAAAGCAACATGTCTGTGGGATACCAAAATGGCCTCAACTACATCGCCTTGGAGGTGGGAGATGACGGAGGGTGCGTGGACGAAACCTCGTCGACGGGTGTCAGCGAGCCATCCGCAGTGCCAGAGGACAGGGACTAA